A genomic segment from Bubalus bubalis isolate 160015118507 breed Murrah chromosome 5, NDDB_SH_1, whole genome shotgun sequence encodes:
- the LOC102406763 gene encoding cytochrome c oxidase subunit 8A, mitochondrial → MSVLTPLLLRGLTGPARRLPVPRAQIHSKPPREQLGTMDLAIGLTSCFLCFLLPSGWVLSHLENYKKRE, encoded by the exons ATGTCTGTGCTGACTCCACTGCTGTTGAGGGGCCTAACAGGCCCTGCCCGGCGGCTCCCAGTGCCGCGTGCCCAGATACATTCCAAGCCGCCGCGGGAGCAGCTCGGGACCATG GATCTCGCCATTGGGCTCACCTCCTGCTTCCTgtgtttcctcctgccttccgGCTGGGTCCTGTCACACCTGGAGAACTACAAGAAGCGGGAGTGA